Proteins from a genomic interval of Chiloscyllium plagiosum isolate BGI_BamShark_2017 unplaced genomic scaffold, ASM401019v2 scaf_3763, whole genome shotgun sequence:
- the LOC122548267 gene encoding oocyte zinc finger protein XlCOF20-like → MEKPWKCGECGNGFPSPSVLESHWRLHTGQRLFTCTQCRKGFTQLHHLLAHQWVHSSKNPFICPVCGQGFSQSHHLLPHQRMHTVEKPFSCSVYGKGYTQSYQLLLSFRVHTGEKPFTCPMWSNDFSDSSTLRKHQGAAVHLSSVWEGLHPVVQLVETPAISQVRWCRDSGWRLLLPLLRVTS, encoded by the coding sequence atggagaaaccgtggaaatgtggggagtgtgggaatggtTTCCCTTCGCCATCTGTGCTGGAGAGTCATTGGCGTTTGCACACCGGGCAGCGGCTGTTCACCTGCACTCAGTGCAGGAAAGGCTTCACTCAGTTACACCACCTCCTGgcccaccagtgggtccacagcaGCAAGAACCCGTTCATCTGCCCCGTGTGTGGGCAGGGCTTCAGTCAGTCACACCACCTGCTGCCGCACCAGCGGATGCACACCGTGGAGAAACCGTTTTCCTGCTCCGTGTACGGGAAGGGCTACACCCAGTCGTATCAACTGCTGCTCAGCTTCCgcgtccacactggggagaagccgttCACCTGTCCCATGTGGAGCAATGACTTCTCCGATTCCTCCACCCTGCGCAAACACCAAGGAGCGGCCGTTCACCTGTCcagtgtgtgggaagggcttcacccaGTCGTGCAACTTGTGGAGACACCAGCAATTTCACAAGTGAGATGGTGCAGGGATTCGGGTTGGAGACTGCTGTTACCGCTGCTGAGAGTCACATCTTGA